A window of the Fusibacter sp. A1 genome harbors these coding sequences:
- a CDS encoding FAD-dependent oxidoreductase — MKIAVIGCTHAGTAAILNAAKLYPEAQITVYERNDNISFLSCGIALYVGGVVKDSDGLFYCSPEKLRELGVVTHMRHDVLQIDTDAKTLQAKNLISGELVDDSYDKLILTTGSWPIVPKFEGIELDNILLSKNFHHSNDIIEKSKSAKHITVIGAGYIGVELVEAFEMNGKEVTLIDAQDRIMSRYLDPEYTAVAEKAFEDHGIQLALGEKVVRFEGTDGKVSKVVTDRSEVDTDLVILCIGFKPNTELVKGQVDTMDNGAIIVDEYMRTSKEDVYAAGDSCAIIYNPTGKPGYMPLATNAVRMGTLVARNLMGPTTRYMGTQGTSGIKIYEHNIASTGLTELAALSEGFSIETVTVVENHRPEFMPTYDEVKVKLVYEKESRRILGAQIISTADLTQSINTISVCIQNKMTVDELAFVDFFFQPHYNKPWNLLNAAGLSA, encoded by the coding sequence ATGAAAATCGCAGTTATCGGTTGTACACATGCAGGCACCGCCGCAATACTCAATGCGGCTAAATTATATCCAGAGGCACAAATCACAGTCTATGAGCGAAATGACAATATTTCGTTCTTGTCTTGCGGGATTGCTCTATATGTAGGAGGCGTTGTAAAGGATTCTGACGGCCTTTTCTACTGCTCCCCTGAGAAGTTACGGGAACTTGGAGTCGTAACCCACATGAGACATGATGTGCTTCAGATCGATACGGATGCAAAAACACTACAGGCAAAAAACTTGATTTCCGGCGAACTTGTCGATGACTCTTACGACAAGCTGATTCTCACGACGGGATCATGGCCTATCGTTCCAAAATTTGAGGGAATCGAACTTGATAACATCCTTCTGTCTAAGAATTTCCATCACTCAAACGATATCATCGAAAAATCAAAATCAGCAAAACATATCACAGTGATAGGCGCAGGCTATATCGGTGTTGAACTAGTTGAAGCATTTGAAATGAACGGTAAAGAGGTAACCTTGATCGATGCCCAGGACCGAATCATGTCAAGGTATCTCGACCCTGAGTACACAGCCGTAGCAGAGAAGGCATTTGAAGATCATGGCATCCAATTGGCGCTAGGCGAGAAGGTGGTTCGATTCGAAGGCACCGACGGTAAAGTGTCCAAAGTTGTCACCGACCGTTCAGAGGTAGATACTGATCTTGTGATCCTTTGCATCGGATTCAAACCGAATACGGAGCTTGTCAAGGGTCAAGTAGACACGATGGACAATGGCGCCATCATAGTGGACGAGTACATGAGAACCTCCAAGGAAGATGTGTATGCCGCTGGCGATAGCTGTGCGATCATCTATAATCCTACTGGCAAACCTGGTTACATGCCGCTTGCCACAAACGCTGTGAGAATGGGTACCCTTGTGGCCAGAAATCTAATGGGTCCTACTACAAGGTATATGGGTACACAAGGTACGTCAGGCATCAAAATCTATGAGCATAATATCGCCTCAACAGGGCTTACAGAACTTGCAGCGCTTTCCGAAGGCTTTTCTATTGAGACAGTGACCGTGGTAGAAAACCACAGGCCGGAGTTTATGCCGACCTATGATGAAGTCAAAGTCAAGCTGGTCTATGAAAAAGAATCTAGAAGAATTCTTGGAGCACAGATTATCTCCACTGCGGACCTCACACAATCCATCAATACGATCAGCGTGTGCATTCAAAATAAAATGACTGTCGATGAGCTGGCATTTGTCGATTTCTTCTTCCAGCCTCATTACAATAAACCATGGAACTTGCTCAACGCGGCAGGCCTTAGCGCTTAA
- a CDS encoding cysteine desulfurase family protein — MIYFDNAATTKVIDEVAELTLKYMTENYGNPSSLHRMGLNAEKGVKSARGLIAKRLGAKPEQIIFTSGGTEGNNTVILGIARDRAKFGKHLITTTIEHPSVLNCFELLESEGFEVTYLPVNQEGIVMQESLKSALRPDTQLVSIMMVNNELGSIQPIADLGAVLKSSDYQGYFHSDGTQALGKLKLNFTSLPLDFFTAAAHKCHGPKGVGFIYARSGRLPKAYMIGGGQESNQRSGTHNTAGIVGMAKAIDMVYADFESSRQKISEFSIKIRSYFEDYGDSCRVYTPQLEKSVPHIIDVAFKHLKAEVLLHTLEKYGIMVSSGSACSTNKQLKVSHVLSAIGAKQEFIDGAIRISMSKLTTEEEVNHLIMTLDKVLPELQAVTGRRF, encoded by the coding sequence ATGATTTATTTTGACAATGCCGCAACAACTAAAGTCATCGATGAGGTTGCGGAATTGACGTTGAAGTATATGACGGAAAACTATGGAAATCCATCTTCGCTGCATAGGATGGGTTTGAATGCTGAAAAGGGTGTAAAAAGCGCTCGAGGATTGATTGCGAAAAGATTAGGCGCTAAACCTGAGCAAATCATATTTACTTCTGGAGGAACCGAAGGAAACAATACGGTGATACTTGGAATCGCAAGGGATCGCGCAAAATTCGGCAAGCATCTAATTACTACAACTATCGAACATCCATCGGTTTTAAACTGCTTTGAGCTGCTTGAATCCGAAGGGTTTGAAGTGACATATCTCCCCGTAAACCAAGAGGGGATTGTAATGCAGGAAAGTCTGAAATCGGCACTTAGACCCGATACTCAGCTTGTGAGCATAATGATGGTCAACAATGAACTCGGATCGATCCAGCCTATAGCGGACCTGGGAGCGGTTCTGAAGTCTTCTGATTATCAAGGTTATTTTCATAGCGACGGGACACAAGCGCTCGGTAAACTGAAATTGAACTTTACTAGTCTACCTTTGGACTTTTTTACCGCTGCCGCCCATAAGTGTCACGGACCAAAGGGTGTTGGATTCATCTACGCTAGATCTGGACGACTTCCCAAAGCGTACATGATCGGTGGCGGTCAGGAATCCAATCAACGATCAGGTACGCATAACACGGCTGGAATCGTCGGAATGGCAAAAGCGATCGATATGGTTTATGCGGACTTTGAGAGTTCTAGACAAAAAATAAGTGAGTTTAGCATCAAGATCAGATCTTATTTTGAGGACTACGGTGATTCATGCAGGGTCTATACTCCTCAGCTGGAGAAATCTGTACCCCATATCATTGATGTGGCATTCAAGCATCTAAAAGCCGAAGTGTTGCTCCATACACTCGAAAAGTACGGCATCATGGTGTCTTCAGGTTCGGCTTGTTCAACGAACAAGCAGTTGAAGGTATCTCATGTGCTATCGGCAATCGGCGCAAAACAGGAATTTATCGATGGAGCGATACGGATCAGCATGTCGAAGTTGACAACAGAAGAAGAAGTAAATCATTTGATAATGACTTTGGATAAGGTGTTACCCGAACTACAGGCGGTAACAGGGCGGAGGTTTTAA
- a CDS encoding polysaccharide biosynthesis C-terminal domain-containing protein → MQLANFKEKLIESLIGNVLMFGLNLIFPMVISRIYGVETYGSYVYGITIISIALFMANLGMDVGLLYYIPKTGNRYVTSSFVLNVFTSALAMLIIHLFMPRTLSPYLGLVWLLSAEQLFFSIYRARHHIKSFFLIKSFVGICMTILISYILYLRFGPTELNIVIATYLSAILSTAFYAYQNRSMFGGFELKTEFVFYSLTVILGGVMSLLIAYIDIVMIEAMMTKADVGLYKVATELAQLPSFFLRIVNTVFPPLVSKLYHEGNLPEVRRLYERITRYLFVLSSITILIILLLWKPILSLYGVEYLVAKNVLIYRGIGQLVNASVGSVWYIVLMTGHQKIRLISILASALINITLNYLLIPPMGIDGAALASMASTVFINIIGFFVVKKILDAKVFYII, encoded by the coding sequence ATGCAACTTGCCAATTTTAAAGAAAAACTGATCGAATCATTGATCGGTAATGTTTTAATGTTCGGACTCAATTTGATTTTCCCCATGGTCATCAGCAGAATTTACGGTGTTGAGACCTATGGCAGTTATGTTTATGGAATCACGATCATCTCGATAGCGCTTTTTATGGCAAACTTGGGGATGGATGTCGGGTTGCTGTATTACATACCCAAGACTGGCAACCGGTATGTGACTTCCAGTTTTGTCCTAAATGTGTTTACCTCCGCATTGGCCATGCTTATCATCCACTTGTTTATGCCCAGAACACTGAGCCCTTATTTGGGGCTTGTATGGCTGCTTTCCGCGGAGCAACTCTTTTTTAGCATCTATAGGGCGAGACATCATATAAAAAGTTTTTTTCTTATCAAATCATTCGTAGGGATTTGTATGACGATCCTAATCTCCTACATCCTATATCTGAGATTTGGACCGACAGAACTTAACATTGTCATCGCGACCTACTTATCGGCCATTCTTTCAACAGCATTTTATGCTTATCAGAACAGAAGTATGTTTGGTGGGTTTGAACTTAAAACAGAGTTTGTTTTCTACTCGCTTACAGTGATCTTGGGCGGAGTGATGTCGCTGCTTATCGCTTATATCGACATCGTCATGATCGAGGCGATGATGACCAAGGCTGATGTGGGCTTATATAAGGTTGCGACTGAACTGGCGCAACTTCCATCCTTCTTTCTAAGAATCGTCAATACGGTATTTCCTCCGTTGGTCTCTAAACTGTACCATGAAGGTAATCTGCCGGAAGTCAGACGACTTTACGAACGCATCACAAGGTATCTTTTTGTCTTATCGAGTATCACAATTCTTATCATCCTACTCTTATGGAAACCGATACTCTCCCTTTATGGTGTGGAATATCTGGTGGCGAAAAACGTACTCATCTATCGAGGAATAGGACAACTCGTCAATGCTAGTGTGGGCAGTGTCTGGTATATTGTGCTGATGACCGGGCACCAAAAGATTAGATTGATTTCGATTCTGGCATCTGCCTTGATCAATATCACGCTTAACTATCTTTTGATTCCACCAATGGGGATTGACGGGGCCGCCTTAGCAAGTATGGCTTCGACTGTGTTTATCAATATCATCGGTTTTTTCGTTGTAAAAAAAATTCTCGATGCCAAAGTGTTCTATATCATCTAG
- a CDS encoding HD-GYP domain-containing protein, whose protein sequence is MNLIAIDQIVEGMTLAEDIINEEGVIYLNTGTELKGRHIRLLENLNVTFVYVVVDKPSSEAGIDLPVKAVKSFNKEFKHTLETFKNIYTKVRFGSRIAIDEVKKSLEPLVEGILNDNDILGSLRSIEINDEYTFKHSINVSLISSMIGKWMGYDEEKLKLLSVAGLLHDLGKCKVPSEILNKPSRLEDNEFEIMKTHALLGFSILTESGNDNLDILKGILQHHERIDGNGYPNGLRGDAIHEFARIIAVADIFDAMTTDRCYRAKLSAFEVAEELSRLSYDHLDVKIVTLFIQNISKFFVGNRVLLNTGDIGEVIMVNPFAITRPLIKLTSDFIDLSKDYRLQIVEVKS, encoded by the coding sequence ATGAATCTCATTGCCATCGATCAAATAGTAGAAGGTATGACCCTTGCTGAAGACATAATCAATGAAGAGGGAGTCATCTACCTGAATACTGGGACAGAGCTAAAGGGTAGACATATCAGACTGCTTGAAAATCTCAACGTGACCTTTGTCTATGTGGTTGTCGATAAGCCTAGCTCGGAGGCTGGAATAGACTTACCTGTTAAAGCCGTTAAGTCATTCAATAAGGAATTCAAGCATACGCTTGAAACATTTAAGAACATCTATACTAAGGTGCGTTTCGGGTCCCGGATCGCTATCGATGAAGTCAAGAAATCTCTTGAGCCACTCGTAGAAGGAATTCTTAACGACAATGATATTTTGGGAAGCCTACGATCCATTGAGATCAATGATGAATATACATTCAAACACTCCATCAATGTCAGTCTGATTTCCAGTATGATTGGAAAGTGGATGGGGTATGACGAGGAGAAACTTAAACTACTGTCAGTTGCCGGACTGCTCCATGATCTTGGAAAGTGCAAAGTTCCGAGTGAAATTTTAAACAAGCCCTCACGTCTTGAGGATAATGAATTTGAAATCATGAAAACACATGCCTTACTTGGATTTTCCATCTTGACCGAAAGTGGCAACGACAATCTAGATATCTTAAAAGGAATCTTGCAGCATCACGAACGAATTGATGGAAACGGATATCCGAACGGGCTACGCGGTGATGCGATCCATGAGTTTGCCAGAATCATCGCAGTCGCGGATATTTTTGATGCGATGACGACGGATAGGTGCTACAGGGCCAAGTTATCCGCATTTGAAGTTGCCGAAGAACTTTCTAGGCTGAGTTATGATCATCTTGACGTGAAGATCGTCACCTTGTTCATTCAAAACATCTCGAAGTTTTTTGTTGGAAACAGAGTGCTACTTAATACTGGAGACATAGGAGAGGTAATCATGGTCAATCCATTTGCAATTACTCGCCCTTTGATCAAACTCACTTCGGATTTTATCGATCTTTCAAAAGACTATAGACTTCAGATCGTCGAAGTTAAAAGTTGA
- the thiI gene encoding tRNA uracil 4-sulfurtransferase ThiI, which produces MEQNLLVIRYGEIALKGANRNFFESRLMRNIKSGLKNIEGSVVTKEHGRMFVKYLPENHTEVTEAIKKVFGIVSYSPAEVVANDMEAIAEVAINQMKDIVAKRGPVSFKVETRRPNKGFKPQSPEISRIIGGDILKSCDGVAVNVRNPDVTVQIEIREKTYVYTDVIKCQGGMPYKTAGRAMLLLSGGIDSPVAAFMMARRGLEIEAVHFHSYPFTSERAQEKVYELARKLAVYTGRVRIHSVNLLDIQKQIGKKCPSEEMTILSRRFMMAIATKIAEDRDCKALVTGESLGQVASQTIEGINVTTDATHLPVFRPLISMDKVDIMDIAKKIDTYETSILPFEDCCTVFLPDRVVTKPKVDIIRASEALLDKEKLINDAIESMEIIIVKGEESYEM; this is translated from the coding sequence ATGGAACAGAATTTGTTGGTAATAAGATATGGCGAAATCGCCTTAAAAGGTGCGAACCGTAATTTTTTTGAATCTCGTCTGATGAGAAACATAAAATCTGGACTGAAAAATATTGAAGGTTCAGTTGTCACCAAGGAGCATGGCAGAATGTTCGTCAAGTATCTTCCAGAGAACCACACGGAAGTCACAGAAGCGATAAAAAAGGTGTTCGGAATCGTCTCGTATTCACCTGCTGAAGTAGTTGCAAACGACATGGAGGCAATTGCTGAAGTGGCAATCAATCAAATGAAGGATATCGTTGCAAAACGAGGTCCTGTATCCTTTAAAGTTGAGACAAGAAGACCTAACAAAGGCTTTAAACCTCAATCTCCTGAAATTTCCAGGATTATCGGTGGAGATATTTTAAAGAGTTGCGATGGGGTTGCGGTTAATGTTAGGAATCCTGATGTGACGGTTCAAATCGAAATCAGAGAAAAGACTTATGTCTATACAGATGTGATCAAATGTCAGGGCGGTATGCCCTATAAGACAGCTGGAAGAGCCATGCTTTTACTTTCTGGCGGTATCGACAGTCCGGTTGCGGCATTCATGATGGCGCGTAGAGGATTAGAAATTGAAGCGGTCCATTTCCATAGCTATCCATTTACAAGCGAAAGGGCGCAAGAAAAAGTCTATGAACTTGCGCGTAAATTAGCTGTATACACTGGCAGAGTCAGAATTCATTCGGTAAATCTCCTTGATATCCAAAAGCAAATAGGTAAAAAGTGTCCGAGTGAGGAAATGACAATTCTGTCTAGAAGGTTTATGATGGCAATTGCGACAAAAATCGCCGAAGATAGAGATTGCAAAGCACTTGTAACCGGGGAAAGTCTAGGACAAGTCGCTTCTCAAACAATAGAGGGGATCAATGTCACGACAGATGCTACACATCTTCCGGTATTCAGGCCTCTTATTTCGATGGACAAAGTCGATATCATGGACATCGCAAAAAAAATTGACACTTATGAAACCTCCATTTTACCTTTTGAAGACTGCTGTACTGTTTTCCTACCTGATAGAGTAGTTACAAAACCAAAAGTTGATATAATTAGAGCATCTGAAGCTTTGTTGGATAAAGAGAAACTTATAAATGATGCGATTGAATCGATGGAGATCATTATTGTTAAAGGGGAAGAATCTTATGAAATGTAA
- a CDS encoding tetratricopeptide repeat protein produces MKCNSCGIELEAGKKKCQACGAKQPVKKAKKANEKEVSIPVKTMLLVLAGIVLVGATGLGLLSYQVRDNGNTQVVEVPEESYHYEIAVQAFDSGDYDLAIAEMTKVAELSKDEGLKRQALHTIGMSYYFSGEYDQAIASFSLAQDIALSFHTSAYMGDAYTQLGKQAEAYEWLSQANQIEPENYLYHEFMAFFHYKFMDLNAMINEIDNAINLGSDNLYLYELKVIAFHLSGQDFLRDETLSILERSEYAGLDELYKRLGFTRDYLFEKVSLSEFNLTFFEGDDSVVEVPASAQTTFKQSEARFIYWNLNYEVTPLKNSHPMLVRAIYRDENGTIVSDSSDYLTIEKESVDGSFFWGIGSGDALWKTGEFEVEILIEDTSVSTGRFTITE; encoded by the coding sequence ATGAAATGTAATTCATGTGGTATCGAACTTGAAGCAGGTAAAAAAAAATGCCAGGCTTGTGGTGCAAAACAACCAGTAAAAAAAGCAAAGAAAGCTAATGAAAAAGAAGTCAGCATTCCTGTAAAGACGATGCTGTTGGTTTTAGCTGGTATTGTCCTAGTTGGCGCAACCGGTCTTGGATTACTGAGTTATCAAGTTAGAGACAATGGGAACACTCAAGTTGTTGAAGTTCCTGAAGAGAGTTACCACTATGAAATCGCAGTACAAGCGTTCGATTCCGGCGATTATGACTTAGCGATTGCTGAGATGACAAAAGTCGCTGAGTTATCCAAGGATGAAGGTCTAAAAAGACAGGCGCTCCACACAATCGGAATGTCCTATTATTTTTCCGGTGAGTATGATCAGGCGATCGCCTCTTTCAGTTTGGCTCAGGATATTGCCTTGTCCTTCCACACCAGCGCTTATATGGGTGACGCATACACGCAATTGGGTAAGCAGGCGGAAGCTTATGAGTGGCTCAGTCAAGCAAATCAAATTGAACCTGAGAACTACCTTTATCATGAATTCATGGCATTTTTCCATTATAAATTTATGGATTTGAATGCGATGATTAATGAAATAGACAATGCAATCAATCTGGGGTCGGACAATCTATACCTCTATGAACTTAAAGTGATCGCATTTCATTTGAGCGGACAAGACTTTTTACGAGATGAGACCCTGTCCATTTTAGAACGAAGTGAGTATGCAGGATTAGATGAACTATACAAACGACTTGGTTTTACAAGGGATTATCTCTTTGAAAAGGTCAGTCTATCTGAATTTAATCTGACCTTCTTTGAAGGTGACGATTCGGTGGTGGAAGTACCTGCATCCGCCCAGACGACATTTAAGCAATCTGAAGCAAGATTTATCTATTGGAATCTAAATTATGAGGTGACACCTCTTAAAAATTCACATCCTATGCTTGTCAGAGCCATCTATAGGGATGAAAACGGAACTATCGTTAGTGACTCCAGCGACTATCTGACGATTGAAAAGGAATCAGTTGACGGTTCTTTCTTCTGGGGAATCGGTAGTGGAGATGCCTTATGGAAGACCGGTGAGTTTGAAGTTGAAATTCTCATTGAAGATACATCTGTCAGCACTGGTAGATTTACAATTACAGAGTAA
- a CDS encoding ribonuclease H-like domain-containing protein, with translation MIVVKKNYPKPDIQVTFPILDNVQTVFLDIETTGFHRTYTYVMLIGVMAVRESDLELIQWFAQGPDDEPELLNALDEYLREPCHIITFNGDRFDRPYLEARTKHHLLPYQYTKHMWTDLLSWAKHIELDTLENRKLKTIESLLGINRTDTISGKESIEDYKLYLKSPDDALLKKILLHNADDIVNMYPLWRLYQYLAPKDQLSLTPRLSMNRQFIYVLKIDGHRICINGLSDHPLKSYTSFGDHEIVTSDHQFSINLLTVKLPHPRMDVLLVHLPTLEQVLHVRIKPKNCQVIINDMLQLANIEEIILEILKTVQ, from the coding sequence ATGATTGTTGTAAAAAAAAATTACCCAAAACCCGATATACAAGTTACCTTTCCTATCTTGGATAATGTGCAGACCGTGTTTCTCGATATTGAAACGACGGGCTTTCATAGAACCTACACCTACGTCATGCTTATCGGTGTGATGGCGGTACGCGAGAGCGATTTGGAACTGATCCAATGGTTTGCCCAGGGGCCGGACGATGAACCCGAGCTTTTAAACGCACTTGACGAGTACTTAAGAGAACCTTGCCATATCATCACCTTCAACGGCGATCGATTTGACCGTCCCTATTTGGAAGCCAGAACCAAACATCACTTGCTTCCCTATCAGTACACAAAGCATATGTGGACTGATTTGCTGAGTTGGGCTAAGCACATAGAACTAGACACGTTAGAGAACAGAAAACTGAAGACTATTGAAAGTCTACTCGGCATCAATAGGACTGATACGATCAGCGGAAAGGAAAGCATTGAGGACTACAAGCTTTATTTGAAGTCTCCCGACGATGCACTGCTAAAAAAAATACTGCTCCACAATGCGGATGACATCGTCAATATGTATCCGCTTTGGCGGCTTTATCAGTACCTCGCCCCCAAGGACCAGCTATCGCTTACACCTAGACTAAGCATGAACCGCCAATTTATATATGTTCTGAAAATCGATGGGCATCGTATATGCATCAACGGCTTGTCTGATCACCCTCTAAAAAGCTATACCTCATTTGGTGATCATGAGATTGTAACTAGCGACCATCAATTCTCTATCAATCTATTGACGGTTAAGCTTCCCCATCCACGTATGGATGTTCTTCTTGTCCATCTGCCAACACTCGAACAGGTCCTACATGTCAGAATAAAGCCTAAAAATTGTCAAGTAATTATCAACGATATGCTTCAACTGGCAAACATAGAGGAAATCATACTTGAGATACTAAAAACAGTCCAATAG
- a CDS encoding asparaginase, giving the protein MLKKIAVVFTGGTISMKVDPRISAAIPAMSSEEIMSMVTNIDKLAEIEIVSFSRLPGPQMTPKKMHELRAVVLGLIARDDISGVVITHGTDSLEETAYYLDLSINTPKPIVMVAAMRNGSELGYDGPSNLSAAICTATSDKSRMKGVLIVLNNEVNAASETTKTHTMSLDTFKSLEFGPLGIVDNDQVIYYRNITKHQHIEVDTLEENVHLIKTAVGMDSLVIDFLIDKGAKGFVIEAMGRGNIPPEMMSGIGRALELNIPVVIVSRCPMGRVLGSYGYDGGGKQLHDLGAIFGCNLNGQKARIKLMLAKAFTDDMNQIKLLFENGYYE; this is encoded by the coding sequence ATGTTAAAAAAAATCGCTGTTGTCTTTACTGGAGGAACCATCTCTATGAAAGTCGACCCCAGAATCTCTGCAGCAATACCTGCAATGTCCTCAGAAGAAATCATGTCCATGGTGACAAATATCGATAAGCTGGCTGAGATTGAAATAGTTAGTTTTTCAAGACTTCCTGGTCCTCAGATGACACCGAAAAAAATGCATGAGTTAAGAGCTGTCGTACTTGGTCTGATTGCAAGAGATGATATTTCAGGTGTGGTGATCACACACGGTACGGATTCGCTTGAAGAAACAGCTTATTATTTGGATTTATCCATAAACACTCCAAAACCGATTGTCATGGTAGCAGCGATGAGAAACGGATCCGAGCTTGGTTACGACGGTCCATCGAATCTTTCTGCGGCTATCTGTACTGCGACCAGCGACAAATCTCGTATGAAAGGTGTGCTTATCGTACTCAACAACGAAGTAAACGCTGCCAGCGAAACGACAAAAACACACACGATGTCGCTTGATACGTTTAAAAGCTTGGAATTCGGACCTCTTGGAATCGTAGACAACGACCAAGTGATTTATTATAGAAACATCACCAAACACCAGCATATCGAAGTCGACACCTTGGAAGAGAACGTCCATTTGATAAAAACCGCAGTCGGTATGGATTCACTAGTCATTGATTTCTTAATTGACAAAGGCGCCAAAGGATTTGTCATCGAGGCGATGGGCCGAGGCAATATTCCACCAGAAATGATGTCAGGTATCGGAAGAGCCTTGGAGCTCAATATTCCTGTAGTCATCGTTTCTAGATGTCCAATGGGTAGGGTTTTAGGCAGTTATGGCTACGACGGCGGCGGAAAGCAGCTACATGACTTAGGTGCGATATTCGGCTGCAACCTAAACGGCCAGAAAGCCCGTATCAAGCTGATGCTTGCCAAAGCCTTCACAGATGATATGAACCAGATCAAACTACTGTTTGAAAACGGTTATTATGAATAA
- a CDS encoding YitT family protein, protein MKKNIKQFLLINLGLLVMAIGLHFFLIAADLAVGGITGLAMVINHYLPQIPIGVIMMGFNIMLFILALLILGKEFTGYTLYSSFALSGMIYLFDLLIPMNGPMVDDILLNLLFGIVIQGIGMGLIFYQNASTGGTDIIAKIINKFTHMDIGKALLLADFAVAIFAGLAFGFALGLWALVGIVMNGLVIDRVIAGFEMKLNVVVISNEYELINDFVLEVLDRSTTIYEAHGGYSGTKKQVVQTILNKKEYIRLKQYIKTIDPQAFLSVGFIHEVLGEGFNQYLNQ, encoded by the coding sequence ATGAAAAAAAATATCAAACAGTTTCTACTAATCAATCTGGGATTACTTGTAATGGCAATCGGCCTTCATTTCTTCTTGATCGCGGCGGATCTTGCGGTAGGTGGCATCACTGGTCTTGCAATGGTGATCAATCATTATCTGCCTCAGATTCCGATTGGAGTGATCATGATGGGATTCAACATAATGTTGTTTATCCTGGCACTGCTTATTCTGGGCAAGGAATTCACTGGATACACGCTATATTCAAGCTTCGCACTTTCGGGTATGATTTACCTATTTGACCTCTTGATTCCGATGAACGGACCGATGGTCGATGACATTTTGTTAAACCTTCTTTTTGGAATCGTGATCCAAGGGATTGGAATGGGACTCATCTTTTATCAGAACGCTTCCACAGGCGGTACGGATATTATCGCTAAAATCATCAATAAGTTTACTCATATGGACATCGGCAAGGCGCTGCTTCTTGCGGATTTTGCAGTGGCGATTTTTGCAGGACTTGCCTTCGGATTCGCCTTAGGACTTTGGGCGCTTGTAGGGATTGTGATGAACGGGCTTGTCATAGACCGCGTAATCGCAGGATTTGAGATGAAATTGAATGTGGTCGTCATCAGTAATGAATATGAGTTGATCAATGACTTTGTACTCGAAGTTCTTGATAGAAGTACAACGATCTATGAAGCGCATGGGGGTTACTCCGGTACGAAAAAACAAGTGGTTCAGACAATCCTCAATAAAAAGGAATATATCAGATTAAAGCAATACATCAAGACGATTGACCCTCAGGCCTTCCTTTCAGTCGGATTCATACATGAAGTCTTGGGTGAGGGATTCAATCAATATCTTAATCAATAA